The genomic window CAAGATGGGATTGCTTACCAAACGTGAGGATAGTGTGAAGTGCAATTGCTCAAGTTATTGAATTTGTTTATTTTATTTCTTTGATGTTTCGCTGGTCGTGTCAAAAATCGTTGTTGAAGTTGTATTTTTAGTGTGCTAATTTCTCGCTCGGTTTCAAATCTCCTCATCGCTCCCTCCAGAAGCTAATTCACAAAACTGACATTCCTTTAAGTAACTAGTTCACTGCATACAGTGCTAATTCATGCGCTGCAGCTGGCTATGCTGCCAATCCTCGTTTTATCTATGGCTCTATTTGGTTTTGCTTTAAGTATTTACCTCGTATTTGAAGCAAACCCTTTAGCTGAGGCTTTCCTACTTAATTCAGTTAGGTTTGCTACTGTATCTGTTAATCTATTTAATTTAAACAAATCTAGTTAAAAGGACTCTTAGCAACCCAAAGAGCGGTAGTTCGTATTTGATTGTCGCCATTTTGCCGCCACTAAAAACAAAAAGGGCTTAACCTTGCGGTTAAGCCCTTCTGGTAAAATTGGTGGAGGCGGCGGGACTTGAACCCGCGTCCAGAACACCTACATCCAAGGCGCTACATGCTTAGTCTTTCTTTTGGTTAACCTGAATAAACTCCGAAAGACAGGATTTCATCAGGCGAGTCCGGTACTGTTTCGCGGTTCACCCCCGGACGGAGTTCCCTCGCTATCAAATGTAAGATGACCATCTGTATACACTGCCCATTTGAGAGACCTGTGTCAGATGGCTAGCGGCATTAAGCGGCTAGAGCGTAGTTATCGTCGTTTGCAACTATAACTGTGCGGCTTTTTACGAGGCCAACCGCCCCTCGGCATGCTCCCAGGGTTTCGTGAATCCTGTCGAATCCAGAATCGCCCCCAAGAAAGTTGATTGTAACCTGTCGTTTAAAGATAACCTAGTATCATTTATAACAAGTTCAATCGTTTGTTCATTATCCGCGCGTTTTCTCTTTTTTCATCACCCGGGCTTTTTCAACTTCCCATTCCCGTGCTTTGGTGTCTTCGCGCTTATCGTGATCTTTTTTACCTTTACCTAGGCCGATTTCTACTTTGACCCATGCACCTTTACGCCAGTACATAGAGATCGGAATAATAGAGTAGCCTTGGCGTTCGACTAAGCCTGCAAGTTTATCGAGTTCTTTGCGGCTTAGGAGTAATTTTTTTAATCGAAGCGGGTCGCAAACTACGTGTGTCGATGCGGTATTGAGCGGAATAATAGTGCAGCCATGCATAAAGGCTTCACCATTTTTCAGGAATACATAGCAGTCCGACAGGTTGACCTTACCCATGCGGATCGACTTCACTTCCCATCCCATAAGGGACAGGCCAGCTTCCATTTTTTCTTCGAAACGGTATTCGAAGGTTGCGCGCTTATTGCGTGCGATAGTCGCAGGCGCGGCTTTTTTTGAGTTTTTCTTTACCATAGTGGCGCCATTATACGCACGGTGAATCAATTTGAAATGGATATAAGGGCTTATTTGACTTATTTCAACCCTATAGTATTTTATTGCTGCTTTTTTACACTCACTGAGTGCAAAACGCTATGGGGGTGATGCCCTTATGTGAGCAAGGGATGCGTTTTTTGCGTATCGTGATAAAATCCCATGCAATTTTTAGTTTCCCTAGGTTTCTTAGGGCATGTGAGATGACTTCTGCTCGCGTGAATTGGTTATGTTAAGAGTACCTAAGCCCTATGCCGCAAATTTCTCGAAGTGTGTTAGTTCGTTTTAGTGCGATGCAAATGTATGATTTAGTTAATGATGTTGAATCATATAAAGAGTTTTTACCCGGTTGTGTTGGCGGAAAAGTGCTAGAGTTTGATGGTAAAACTATGCTGGCTTCGGTTGATGTGAGCAAGGCGGGGATCCGTAAAACCTTTACAACACGTAATCAGGTTGTTCCCGGTAAAAGTATTGATTTAACGTTAGAAAATGGGCCTTTTAAACATTTACTCGGACAGTGGCGTTTTACCGAATTAACCGAGGATGCCTGTAAGGTGGAGTTCGATTTAAGTTTTGAGTTTTCAAGCTCACTCGTCGATATGGCCTTTGGTAAAGTGTTTAATGATCTTATGGTATCAATGGTGACGGCGTTTACGAGCCGCGCTAAGGTAATTTACCGTGGTAAATGAAGCAGATAAGTTTGTAGTCGATGTGATTTATGCGCTGCCGATGCAGCAGAAAGTCATTTCGGTGAGCGTGCACCCTGGCACGAGTGCGATTGAGATAGTACGCCAGAGTAATATGGTGAGTTTTTTCCCTGAGATCGATCTAGAAACGGTTAAGTTAGGGGTGTTTAGCAATCTGGTTAAACATGACCAAGTGATTTTACCGGGGCAGAGGGTTGAAATTTACCGCCCTTTGATTGCCGATCCTAAGGATGTACGCCGTCGCCGTGCCGATAAGGCAAAGGATGAGGGCCGCGCGAACAAAGTCACGGGTGGCCGTGCTTAATTGCATTTTGCACATAGTGGGTCATCAGCAATAAAAAAAGCGCCTTAGGCGCTTTTTTTATTGCTGAATCCAGTCAAAGTGTTATTAAGTTTTTGACACTACTTAATAGGTTTTTGCACTTGTGCTTCAGATTGATTTTCTTTTACTAGCGGCTTTTCATCCGGACGCTGCACTGGGATCAAGGGCGTTGTTTCCGCCGTTGTCGCCATAGGCAATTTGCTTTGTTCCAGTGGGGTATCAAATTCTTTACTTAATTCGTA from Shewanella putrefaciens includes these protein-coding regions:
- the smpB gene encoding SsrA-binding protein SmpB, with translation MVKKNSKKAAPATIARNKRATFEYRFEEKMEAGLSLMGWEVKSIRMGKVNLSDCYVFLKNGEAFMHGCTIIPLNTASTHVVCDPLRLKKLLLSRKELDKLAGLVERQGYSIIPISMYWRKGAWVKVEIGLGKGKKDHDKREDTKAREWEVEKARVMKKEKTRG
- a CDS encoding type II toxin-antitoxin system RatA family toxin, with product MPQISRSVLVRFSAMQMYDLVNDVESYKEFLPGCVGGKVLEFDGKTMLASVDVSKAGIRKTFTTRNQVVPGKSIDLTLENGPFKHLLGQWRFTELTEDACKVEFDLSFEFSSSLVDMAFGKVFNDLMVSMVTAFTSRAKVIYRGK
- a CDS encoding RnfH family protein, with amino-acid sequence MVNEADKFVVDVIYALPMQQKVISVSVHPGTSAIEIVRQSNMVSFFPEIDLETVKLGVFSNLVKHDQVILPGQRVEIYRPLIADPKDVRRRRADKAKDEGRANKVTGGRA